The DNA region CCTCCACCGATGGGTCGGGAGACGGGTGAGTACCCGGCCCCGCGCCGGCGCCCGGCCTGGGTGGTGGGCTGGCCCGCCGCGTACCGACTTAGGGCGTCCGCGCGACCACTTTCAGTAGCCCCGGCCCTCGCCTAGCCCGCTCATCGGCTAAGCCGCAACTGCAAAGGTGAGCAGTTCGGGCAGCGAGAGTTCCAGGCCCTCGGCCAGGCAGGCGAGCACGTCCAGCGTGGGGGCAGTCTGCGCCTTCTCGATGCGGTACACCGTCTTCTTGGTAATGTCGGCGGCATCGGCCAGCGCCTGCTGGCTCCAACCCCGGGCCTCGCGCAGCCGCCGCAGATGCTGGCCAAAAGCCTGAATGCTGGCGGGTTTTTTCACCCCCGCAAGCTCCGGCGTACCCCCGAACGCCTTGTGGACTTATGTGTCCTCAATTTGCTGAAAATTCGTATGTTTGTGTGCGGCCGCCCCCCTGGCTCCTCCCCCCCCGGCCAGGCCGCCACCCCACCCCACCCCACCCCCTTGTCGTCGCCTAGCGCCACCAGCAGCTTTTGCTTTCTCTCCCCTCCCTACTATTCTACCCCCATGCCCTCCCCTACCCTTGCTTCCCCCCCCGTCTCAGAAGCCACCTGCCTGCCCTTCAAGCAGACCACGGCCCGTCAGCGTCACCTGGCCATCGGCTACGTGATGGACGAGCTGGCTACTCACTTCCCCACCCTCGACTTCGTGACCTGGGCTGATGCCGTGCTGCGGCTGATGCCCGACCTCTGGGTGGAGGGGGAGGTGGTGTCGGTCGAGTACCCGGCCCTGCTCCAGCTCACCCAGTACCTGGCCGGTTCCCCGGAGCTGCCCCCGCTCGACCCGCCCATCTACTCCCCCCAGGCCGCCTACCTGGCCAAGCGCCTGCTCACCTATCAGGACGAGGCCATCCACGCCCTGGCCGACCTCGAGGCCAACCCGTCGGCCTACGGCCCCCACGTGCTCGCCCTGGTCACGGGCCTGGCCGCGGGCAACGGGATGGCCCACGAGGTGTACCGCGCCACCCATCCCGGCGCGGAGCACGCCCCCAATCGCCCGGACCCGGCCCCGGAGCGGGCGGCCGTGGCCGGGCGCGTGGCGGCCATTCAGCAGGCCCGCCAGCGGCGGTAGCTGCGCCTGCGCCCGCCCGCCGAACCTGCGGCCGGGAAAACGGCCCCTGGCTCGGCGCGCTGCTGCCCAGTCCCCTCCCCTGCCGGGCGGGCCACCCGCCCGGTGGCGGTTTCTCTCGTTCCCTACCTACTTCGCTACTTTTCTCTTTTATGCCTTCGTCCTTCCGTTTCCTTCCTATCTACTCTATTGCGGGCGGTCTGGTCCTGGCCGGCACCCTACTGAGTAGCTGCTCCTCCACCCCGGCCGGCGAGTCGGCCAGCGCCCCCACCTCTTTATTGGAAACCACCAAACCCCGGAGTTTGGGAGCGGCGGCCGACTCGCTCAACGGCATGCCGGGCCACCCGTTCGGTCAGCCGCT from Hymenobacter psoromatis includes:
- a CDS encoding helix-turn-helix domain-containing protein, which translates into the protein MKKPASIQAFGQHLRRLREARGWSQQALADAADITKKTVYRIEKAQTAPTLDVLACLAEGLELSLPELLTFAVAA